The Podospora pseudopauciseta strain CBS 411.78 chromosome 2 map unlocalized CBS411.78m_2, whole genome shotgun sequence genome has a window encoding:
- a CDS encoding uncharacterized protein (COG:I; COG:T; EggNog:ENOG503NUFC), translated as MNIGKKFDRAFQWAGEKMGSEAKTTMSDDFKQLEMEMALRFEGMERLQRSMNQYVKWVGRRVEAAEDREKGLPAAYLGRTMVAHGEEFQPDSDFGNCLITMGRANERVSAIQEAYVGEATTTWLESLERSLAMMKEYQAARKKLENRRLAYDASISKSQKAKRDDFRIDDELRAAKAKYEESSEDVGRRMQDIRDAEADSVRDLTQFLDAELDYHERCAEELRRVRQNWPGAPVPGGMSTYGSIERRPTTGRARSNTAQSFSERAPRVSSQKIYESDETESSAPPVRMPASRTGRIGLPVQPQNQQDGTVRPTISKASTFQGGASLERERIGGGRISGASTPSSVYGVNQNIPNVSNLRGQLRPVNKIVTTKDDVFGDRDDDTSDTGSPDWGRSSSPATSVGSASLTRTSSYPVVKKAPPPPPPSRSKKPAPPVPARREVGY; from the exons ATGAATATTGGCAAGAAGTTCGACCGCGCCTTCCAATGGGCCGGCGAGAAGATGGGCAGTGAAGCAAAGACTACCATGTCTGATGACTTCAAGCAGCTCGAAATGGAGATGGCTCTTCGTtttgagg GCATGGAACGCCTCCAAAGGTCAATGAATCAATACGTCAAATGGGTTGGCCGCCGTGTCGAGGCTGCGGAAGACAGAGAGAAGGGCCTCCCAGCTGCCTATCTGGGCCGCACAATGGTTGCACACGGCGAGGAGTTCCAACCAGACTCCGACTTTGGCAACTGCCTCATAACGATGGGTCGGGCCAACGAGAGGGTTTCCGCAATCCAGGAGGCTTATGTTGGGGAGGCCACAACAACCTGGCTGGAGTCGCTGGAGAGGTCGCTGGCTATGATGAAGGAGTATCAG GCTGCCcgcaagaagctcgagaacCGCCGCCTTGCGTACGACGCCAGCATCTCCAAGTCCCAGAAGGCCAAGCGAGATGACTTCAGAATCGACGACGAGCTTCGCGCCGCCAAGGCCAAATACGAGGAATCTTCCGAGGACGTTGGGCGCCGTATGCAGGACATTCGGGATGCTGAAGCCGACAGCGTACGGGATTTGACGCAGTTCTTGGACGCCGAGCTCGACTACCATGAGCGGTGTGCCGAGGAACTCAGACGTGTTCGCCAAAACTGGCCAGGAGCACCGGTACCCGGAGGCATGAGCACATATGGCAGTATAGAACGGCGCCCAACAACCGGCCGTGCCAGGTCGAATACGGCGCAGAGCTTCTCTGAGCGTGCTCCTCGGGTGAGCAGCCAGAAGATCTACGAGTCCGACGAGACCGAATCGAGCGCACCACCTGTCCGCATGCCTGCGTCTCGTACTGGACGTATCGGCCTTCCAGTTCAACCTCAAAATCAGCAAGACGGTACGGTTCGCCCCACCATCAGCAAGGCTAGTACTTTCCAGGGCGGTGCGAGTCTGGAGCGAGAGCGTATCGGCGGAGGTCGGATATCCGGCGCCAGCACTCCAAGCTCGGTGTACGGCGTCAACCAAAACATCCCCAACGTCAGCAACTTGCGTGGCCAGTTGCGCCCTGTTAACAAGATCGTGACCACCAAGGACGATGTGTTTGGCGACCGGGATGACGACACGAGCGATACGGGAAGCCCGGATTGGGGCCGTAGCTCAAGTCCCGCCACCAGTGTAGGGAGCGCGAGTCTTACACGCACGTCTAGTTATCCTGTCGTGAAGAAggctccaccgccgcctcctccgagCAGATCCAAGaagcctgctcctccagtACCAGCGAGACGGGAGGTTGGTTACTAG